From Streptomyces cyaneogriseus subsp. noncyanogenus, the proteins below share one genomic window:
- the mycP gene encoding type VII secretion-associated serine protease mycosin, with product MGLDRVLRAAGCGALAGVLLFAAAPYATADQVREDQWALEALNAESVWKLSKGSGVTVAVIDDGVNASHIDLQGNILEGKDFMDGGSASPNPGDNHGTAMASIIAAHGHGANDGVIGLAPEAKILPIREFGTDGPGLPVSIRFAVDNGASVINVSQCFGSNSSEEVEKVSDAVAYALSKDVLVVGGAGNDGNASKCYPAASPGALGIGAVANDGQIWENSNSGAHVSLTAPGKNIVAAKGTGDGYRTGAGTSDATAYVSAAAALLRSQFPDLTAGQIANRLVKTAVLPEAEKGLSLPDERYGYGIIQPLAALQEDIPVGSKYGPLAVPDSLKAKTATPEIGMSDEEQEKADRKALIIWSVIGVVGLAVVGLIVFLIVRRSRRNRGNGGGYPQYGGQSNPYGQPVSVQHNPYQQQPMPPHGQWPPRQ from the coding sequence ATGGGCTTGGACCGGGTACTTCGCGCAGCCGGCTGCGGCGCATTGGCTGGTGTGCTGTTGTTTGCCGCCGCACCGTATGCGACTGCAGACCAGGTCAGAGAAGACCAATGGGCGCTTGAGGCACTCAACGCTGAATCCGTGTGGAAACTCTCCAAGGGAAGTGGCGTCACGGTTGCTGTTATCGACGACGGAGTAAACGCCAGTCATATTGACCTTCAAGGGAACATCCTTGAAGGTAAAGACTTCATGGACGGAGGCAGTGCATCTCCAAACCCGGGTGATAACCACGGCACAGCCATGGCCTCGATCATTGCTGCTCATGGACATGGCGCGAATGACGGTGTTATTGGGCTAGCGCCAGAGGCGAAAATCTTGCCCATCCGGGAATTCGGTACCGATGGGCCAGGGCTTCCTGTTTCCATTCGTTTTGCAGTTGACAACGGTGCATCCGTGATCAACGTATCGCAATGTTTCGGCTCCAACTCCAGTGAAGAAGTGGAGAAAGTATCAGACGCTGTTGCCTATGCGTTGAGCAAGGACGTACTGGTTGTTGGCGGTGCGGGAAACGACGGTAACGCAAGCAAATGTTATCCAGCCGCTTCCCCAGGGGCATTGGGCATTGGTGCTGTAGCGAACGACGGGCAGATCTGGGAAAACTCCAATTCTGGTGCACATGTTTCCTTAACGGCTCCGGGTAAAAACATTGTCGCCGCGAAGGGGACGGGTGACGGATATCGTACTGGCGCCGGTACTTCTGACGCTACTGCTTATGTCTCAGCGGCAGCTGCCCTTCTCCGGTCGCAATTTCCCGACCTGACGGCCGGGCAAATCGCAAACCGTCTCGTGAAGACGGCGGTGCTGCCTGAAGCGGAGAAAGGGCTCTCCCTCCCTGACGAAAGGTACGGCTACGGCATCATCCAGCCACTTGCCGCTCTGCAAGAAGACATCCCGGTCGGCTCGAAGTACGGCCCGCTCGCTGTTCCTGATTCTCTGAAGGCGAAAACTGCCACCCCCGAGATCGGCATGTCCGACGAGGAGCAGGAGAAAGCAGACCGGAAGGCGTTGATCATCTGGTCCGTGATCGGAGTTGTGGGTCTTGCCGTTGTCGGCCTGATCGTATTCCTGATCGTGAGACGGTCCAGGCGGAACCGGGGCAACGGCGGCGGCTACCCGCAATACGGCGGGCAGTCGAACCCGTACGGACAACCTGTTTCGGTGCAGCACAATCCGTATCAGCAGCAGCCCATGCCGCCGCACGGCCAATGGCCGCCTCGGCAGTAG
- a CDS encoding WXG100 family type VII secretion target yields the protein MSGQILVNFQTISQAAQDVRSTANNIRRQLDELEAGVAKIATSWEGQAQEAYRAKQAEWDQRANSMQQTLEAIAKALDGAAQNYQATEQKNASIWGG from the coding sequence ATGTCCGGGCAGATCCTCGTCAATTTCCAGACGATCTCCCAGGCCGCCCAGGACGTCCGCTCGACCGCGAACAACATTCGCCGTCAGCTGGACGAACTCGAGGCCGGCGTTGCGAAGATCGCCACCAGCTGGGAAGGCCAGGCGCAGGAGGCCTACCGCGCCAAGCAGGCCGAGTGGGACCAGCGTGCCAACTCCATGCAGCAGACGCTCGAGGCCATCGCCAAGGCCCTCGACGGCGCCGCTCAGAACTACCAGGCCACCGAGCAGAAGAACGCCTCCATCTGGGGCGGCTGA
- a CDS encoding WXG100 family type VII secretion target: MAGQQFTMTEEEMIAFSGRISSVNSSIQSEIRRLQTVIDTITGGWKGSAATAYNNLQSQVNQDANKINQILNDIKEAIDQSTKAYAASEEEQRASIQSIAAQSPFG, translated from the coding sequence ATGGCTGGACAGCAGTTCACCATGACCGAGGAGGAGATGATCGCGTTCAGCGGTCGCATCTCCTCGGTCAACTCCTCGATTCAGTCCGAGATCCGTCGCCTGCAGACCGTGATCGACACCATCACGGGCGGCTGGAAGGGCTCGGCGGCCACCGCGTACAACAACCTGCAGTCGCAGGTCAACCAGGATGCGAACAAGATCAACCAGATCTTGAACGACATCAAGGAAGCGATCGACCAGAGCACCAAGGCTTACGCGGCTTCGGAAGAGGAGCAGCGCGCGTCCATCCAGAGCATCGCTGCTCAGTCCCCGTTCGGATGA
- the mycP gene encoding type VII secretion-associated serine protease mycosin produces the protein MRTTLADGDVRFQIDDTSCSFPSDPIKGTPWSLQRVVLDQLWQDTKGKGVKVAVIDTGVDAVNPQLRPAVVNGKDFLSKGGNGKTDEVGHGTKVAGIIAARKSDESGFIGIAPEATIIPIRQNDDQGTGNVGTMIQAIKYAADAGAEVINISQDTASKMDPTVHAAFQAVIRYAQEKDAVIVAAAGNNGADGKIKETYPAAYPGVLAVAASDRNNARAPFSQSGRFVGVAAPGIDMISTVPVGGHCVDQGTSFAAPYVSGVAALIRAKHPDWTYKQVITQIEQTADRTKPGRDDFVGWGVVDPAAAVNEDTTEPSEKGPTPDPIGLAGDSADVQAATLVLGESRQERMERYALYVLATGAAVVLLLFGGGRVLSDWRRKQGVGSNVESTGS, from the coding sequence GTGCGGACCACTTTGGCCGACGGCGACGTGCGGTTCCAGATCGACGACACGAGCTGCTCGTTCCCGTCCGACCCCATCAAGGGAACCCCTTGGTCCCTGCAGCGCGTCGTCCTCGACCAGTTGTGGCAGGACACCAAGGGCAAGGGTGTCAAGGTCGCCGTCATCGACACCGGCGTCGACGCCGTGAACCCGCAGCTGAGGCCGGCCGTCGTCAACGGCAAGGACTTCCTGTCGAAGGGCGGCAACGGCAAGACCGACGAGGTCGGCCACGGCACCAAGGTGGCGGGCATCATCGCCGCCCGCAAGTCCGACGAGAGCGGATTCATCGGCATCGCCCCCGAAGCCACGATCATCCCGATCCGTCAGAACGACGACCAGGGCACCGGCAACGTCGGCACGATGATCCAGGCCATCAAGTACGCGGCCGACGCCGGCGCCGAGGTCATCAACATCTCGCAGGACACCGCGTCCAAGATGGACCCGACGGTCCACGCCGCCTTCCAGGCGGTCATCAGGTACGCCCAGGAGAAGGACGCCGTGATCGTCGCCGCGGCCGGCAACAACGGCGCGGACGGCAAGATCAAGGAGACCTACCCCGCGGCGTACCCGGGCGTCCTCGCGGTCGCGGCCTCCGACCGCAACAACGCCCGCGCCCCGTTCTCCCAGTCGGGCAGGTTCGTGGGCGTCGCGGCTCCGGGCATCGACATGATCTCGACGGTCCCCGTGGGCGGCCACTGCGTCGACCAGGGCACCAGCTTCGCGGCCCCGTACGTCTCGGGCGTCGCGGCCCTGATCCGCGCCAAGCACCCCGACTGGACCTACAAGCAGGTCATCACCCAGATCGAGCAGACGGCGGACCGCACCAAGCCGGGCCGCGACGACTTCGTCGGCTGGGGAGTCGTCGACCCGGCCGCCGCGGTCAACGAGGACACCACGGAACCCTCCGAGAAGGGTCCGACACCCGACCCGATCGGCCTCGCGGGCGACTCCGCCGACGTCCAGGCCGCCACCCTGGTCCTCGGCGAATCCCGCCAGGAGCGGATGGAACGGTACGCCCTGTACGTCCTGGCGACCGGCGCCGCCGTGGTGCTCCTGCTGTTCGGAGGCGGACGGGTCCTGAGCGACTGGCGACGCAAGCAGGGCGTGGGCAGCAATGTGGAATCAACGGGGAGTTGA
- the mycP gene encoding type VII secretion-associated serine protease mycosin, protein MAFRRTMCGLGATALSGALIMAAAPIASADQTRRDQWALETLQAESAWNISKGEGVTVAVIDTGVNAQHIDLRHNVLKGKDFIDGDDDASPESTDAQPSHGTGMASVIAGHGHGPGAADGVMGLAPAAKILPIRVNLEGNSGFADEIHYAVDNGASIINISMILQDSQYKDGASAEDLEAVAYALEKDVLIVAGAGNDGKGGDLPFPANTPGVVAVGGVDRTGSFWEDSNYGPEVLLTAPATRIVSAGWPGNKLRISDGTSDSTAYVSAAAALLRSKFPDLTAGQIANRLVRTAALPESAKGLTLPDEKYGYGVIRPLAALTEDIPVGSKYGPLKVPGAEGSSAAPGTGKSDTDHAAENKEADQKQLVFFVVLGLIALAVIGLIVFLIVKLSRRNKNKTGGSGGPAGYPQYGQHPVSPQPHAYQQPVSPQQNPYQQQSPPPHGQWPPQQ, encoded by the coding sequence ATGGCCTTCAGGCGAACGATGTGTGGACTGGGCGCCACGGCACTGAGCGGCGCGCTGATCATGGCGGCGGCTCCCATCGCATCTGCCGACCAGACCAGACGTGACCAGTGGGCGCTCGAGACACTTCAGGCAGAGTCCGCCTGGAACATTTCCAAGGGGGAAGGCGTCACGGTTGCCGTGATCGACACTGGCGTCAATGCCCAGCATATCGATCTGAGGCACAATGTTCTCAAGGGCAAGGATTTCATCGACGGTGACGATGACGCCTCGCCTGAGAGTACGGATGCGCAGCCTTCTCACGGTACGGGTATGGCCTCAGTCATCGCAGGGCATGGACATGGCCCGGGTGCTGCTGATGGAGTGATGGGACTGGCACCCGCAGCCAAAATCCTTCCCATCCGTGTGAATCTCGAAGGGAATTCCGGATTCGCGGACGAGATTCATTATGCTGTGGATAATGGAGCCTCGATCATTAATATCTCAATGATCCTCCAGGACTCACAGTATAAGGATGGAGCTTCGGCCGAGGATCTTGAAGCCGTCGCCTATGCCCTTGAAAAAGACGTCCTGATCGTGGCGGGTGCGGGGAACGATGGGAAGGGTGGGGATCTTCCGTTTCCCGCGAACACCCCGGGTGTTGTTGCTGTTGGTGGAGTCGACAGGACTGGGAGCTTCTGGGAGGACTCCAACTACGGTCCTGAGGTGTTGCTGACTGCTCCCGCTACTCGAATCGTGAGCGCAGGGTGGCCGGGAAACAAGCTACGTATCAGCGACGGAACCTCTGATTCGACTGCCTATGTGTCCGCGGCTGCGGCCTTGCTCCGGTCCAAGTTCCCCGACCTTACGGCAGGGCAAATCGCGAATCGTCTGGTGAGGACCGCCGCTCTGCCTGAATCTGCGAAAGGTCTCACCCTCCCTGACGAAAAGTACGGATACGGTGTCATTCGTCCGCTAGCTGCCCTGACAGAAGACATCCCCGTCGGCTCCAAATACGGTCCGCTCAAGGTCCCGGGGGCTGAGGGCTCCTCCGCTGCTCCAGGTACCGGCAAGTCCGACACCGATCACGCCGCGGAGAACAAAGAGGCGGATCAGAAGCAGTTGGTCTTCTTCGTTGTGCTTGGTCTTATCGCTTTGGCCGTGATCGGGCTCATCGTGTTCCTGATCGTCAAGCTGTCCCGGCGCAACAAGAACAAGACAGGTGGGTCTGGTGGCCCGGCCGGCTACCCACAGTATGGCCAGCATCCGGTCTCCCCGCAGCCGCATGCCTACCAGCAGCCCGTTTCGCCGCAGCAGAACCCGTATCAGCAGCAGTCCCCGCCGCCTCACGGCCAGTGGCCGCCGCAGCAGTAG